The Clostridioides sp. ES-S-0010-02 genome window below encodes:
- the mltG gene encoding endolytic transglycosylase MltG encodes MNFKKNRLKIVALIVVILIVVVGIFVSMQIGPYDKNNKEDVIIDIPSGASVGKISDTLYENKLIKNELLFKLIVKISNKAPSIKSGTYLLNQSYSNNDIISLLASGKIYHDGVKVTIPEGSTSKEIISILVNKNLGDKTTFENLIKKPQEFYDKFTFLKEDGITSLEGFLYPETYYFNSKKQSEEDILNEMLNVFDSKYTDKFKKKQKESKMTLQEVMEMASIIEKEAVLDKDRPIIASVFYNRLKVGMPLQSDATIQYIFEERKKIVTYNDLKIDSPYNSYKNKGLPPTPISNPGIKSIEAALYPDKTDYLYFVAKIDGGNNYSTNYQDHLKYVKEYKEARDKQGKDTKTTNNENTTK; translated from the coding sequence ATGAATTTTAAAAAAAATAGATTGAAAATAGTAGCATTAATAGTTGTTATTTTAATTGTTGTGGTAGGTATATTTGTGTCTATGCAAATAGGTCCTTATGACAAAAATAACAAAGAAGATGTAATTATTGACATTCCAAGTGGAGCATCAGTTGGAAAAATATCTGACACACTATATGAAAATAAATTAATAAAAAATGAATTATTGTTTAAATTGATAGTAAAAATAAGTAATAAGGCACCATCTATAAAATCAGGAACATATTTACTTAATCAATCGTATTCAAATAATGATATAATAAGCCTTTTAGCTTCAGGAAAAATATATCATGATGGTGTAAAAGTAACTATTCCAGAAGGGTCTACATCTAAAGAAATTATATCAATATTAGTAAATAAAAACTTAGGAGATAAAACTACCTTTGAAAATCTAATAAAAAAACCTCAAGAGTTTTATGACAAGTTTACATTCTTAAAAGAAGATGGAATAACTTCTTTAGAGGGATTTTTGTATCCAGAAACATATTATTTTAATTCAAAGAAACAATCAGAGGAAGATATTTTAAATGAAATGTTAAACGTATTTGATAGTAAATATACAGACAAATTTAAAAAGAAACAAAAAGAATCAAAGATGACTCTTCAAGAAGTAATGGAGATGGCTTCAATAATTGAAAAAGAAGCTGTACTTGATAAAGATAGACCAATAATTGCAAGTGTATTTTACAATAGACTTAAAGTAGGTATGCCTCTTCAATCAGATGCAACAATACAATATATATTTGAAGAAAGAAAGAAAATTGTAACTTATAATGATTTAAAAATTGATTCACCATATAATAGTTACAAAAATAAAGGATTACCTCCTACACCAATATCAAATCCTGGTATAAAATCTATTGAGGCAGCACTTTATCCAGATAAAACAGATTACTTGTATTTTGTAGCAAAGATTGATGGAGGAAATAACTATAGTACAAACTATCAAGACCATTTAAAATATGTTAAAGAGTACAAGGAAGCGAGAGATAAACAAGGTAAAGATACAAAAACAACAAATAATGAAAATACCACAAAATAA
- a CDS encoding purine-nucleoside phosphorylase encodes MFEKIEQSSKFINSKINIKPKVGLILGSGLGDLANDIEDSVIIKYSEIPNFPVSTVEGHAGQLVIGKLAGKEVIAMQGRFHYYEGYSQKEATFPVRVMKALGVEIIVVTNAAGGVNKQFKPGDLMIIRDHINFSGSNPLVGKNDDRLGDRFPDMSDAYSCKYIDIVKECAKEYNIDVKEGVYMFFSGPNYETPAEVRMAQILGADAVGMSTVPEVIVAAHSNIDVIGISCITNMAAGILNQPLSHEEVIQTTQKVKSEFLNLVKSTVKNL; translated from the coding sequence ATGTTTGAAAAGATAGAACAAAGTAGTAAATTTATAAATTCTAAAATTAATATAAAGCCTAAAGTTGGTCTAATATTAGGTTCTGGGCTTGGTGATTTAGCAAATGATATAGAAGATTCTGTCATAATTAAATATAGCGAAATTCCAAATTTCCCTGTTTCAACAGTAGAAGGACATGCTGGGCAACTTGTTATTGGAAAGCTTGCAGGAAAAGAAGTAATTGCTATGCAAGGAAGATTTCATTACTATGAAGGTTATTCTCAAAAAGAAGCCACTTTTCCAGTTAGAGTTATGAAAGCTCTTGGAGTCGAAATTATTGTAGTAACTAATGCTGCTGGTGGTGTAAATAAGCAATTTAAACCAGGGGATTTGATGATTATAAGAGACCATATAAATTTTAGTGGTAGTAATCCATTAGTAGGAAAAAATGATGATAGACTTGGAGATAGATTTCCAGATATGTCAGATGCATATTCATGTAAATATATAGATATAGTTAAAGAGTGTGCTAAAGAATACAATATAGATGTAAAAGAAGGTGTATATATGTTCTTTAGTGGACCCAATTATGAAACACCAGCAGAAGTAAGAATGGCTCAAATATTGGGGGCTGATGCAGTTGGAATGTCAACAGTTCCAGAAGTTATAGTAGCAGCACATTCTAATATTGATGTTATTGGTATATCTTGTATAACTAATATGGCTGCTGGTATCTTAAATCAACCATTAAGTCATGAAGAAGTTATACAAACTACTCAAAAAGTCAAATCAGAGTTTTTGAACTTAGTTAAGAGTACAGTTAAGAATTTATAG
- a CDS encoding stage II sporulation protein M, whose translation MRKTYRKNDFRELNRQIIIIGLLFMMSIVIGSYINKILPGSNDNILNNINPAVEYYNLNINVKDTVLQNLKSDTIFMGSIALLSLFVVTIPAVLVIFVLKGMSIGYTINSFILALKFKSAKMILIILFKNLIIIPCAIILTLISLSYFKEMVYEFKKKNRRNMQFLIKRYILNIIIIIALSLGLQLILNTVSIGIIKFLVK comes from the coding sequence TTGAGAAAAACATATAGAAAAAATGATTTTAGAGAATTAAATAGACAAATAATTATTATAGGATTGTTGTTTATGATGTCTATTGTTATTGGGTCCTATATAAATAAAATATTACCAGGTTCTAATGATAATATATTAAACAATATAAATCCTGCTGTAGAGTATTATAATCTGAATATAAATGTAAAAGATACCGTTCTACAAAATTTAAAGTCAGATACAATCTTTATGGGCTCGATAGCTCTATTAAGTCTATTTGTAGTAACAATTCCAGCAGTATTAGTAATTTTTGTATTAAAGGGAATGTCAATTGGATATACAATAAATAGTTTTATATTGGCATTAAAATTTAAGAGTGCAAAAATGATTTTGATAATATTATTTAAAAATTTGATTATTATTCCATGTGCAATCATATTAACATTAATTAGTTTAAGCTATTTTAAAGAGATGGTTTATGAATTTAAAAAGAAAAATAGAAGAAATATGCAGTTTTTAATTAAGAGGTACATACTAAATATTATAATTATAATAGCACTATCATTGGGGTTGCAATTAATATTAAATACTGTAAGTATTGGTATTATTAAGTTCCTAGTTAAATAA
- a CDS encoding tyrosine-type recombinase/integrase has translation MDIIEGYIDYIKDKKKLSENTVASYFMDIKKYMEYINQKSIKLVDIVENDIISYLIKLEKDNVSIATIARMISSIKSFHDYLFLNHVCTNNPAKDIKKPKVKKENINILTEEEIERLLNFPKLTTPKLIRDKAIFEVLYGTGIKVSELVDMNVDDVDLDIDYIYCSSCCKSQRVIPLCDITKLYLDKYLKEARPKIAVEGEKSLFVSSLGQRFTRQGLWKVIKKYSNLANIDKNINPTMLRHSFAIHLLNEGANIAVVSKILGNVNLSSLQVYLNHIDKNVRREIKEKHPRNDIDIELQKVEAK, from the coding sequence ATGGATATTATAGAGGGATATATAGATTACATAAAAGATAAAAAAAAATTATCAGAGAACACAGTGGCATCATACTTTATGGATATAAAAAAATATATGGAATATATAAATCAAAAAAGCATTAAACTAGTAGATATAGTAGAAAATGATATTATAAGTTATTTAATAAAGTTGGAAAAAGATAATGTATCAATAGCTACAATAGCAAGGATGATATCATCTATAAAATCTTTTCATGATTATTTATTTTTAAATCATGTATGTACAAATAATCCTGCAAAGGATATAAAAAAACCTAAGGTAAAAAAAGAAAATATAAATATACTTACAGAAGAAGAAATTGAAAGATTATTAAATTTTCCTAAGTTAACAACACCTAAATTAATTAGGGACAAGGCTATTTTTGAAGTATTATATGGTACAGGTATAAAAGTATCAGAGCTAGTAGATATGAATGTAGACGATGTTGACTTGGATATTGACTATATATATTGTAGTTCATGCTGTAAAAGCCAAAGAGTGATACCTCTTTGTGATATTACAAAACTTTATTTAGATAAATATTTAAAAGAAGCAAGACCTAAAATAGCTGTAGAAGGTGAAAAGTCATTATTTGTAAGTTCATTAGGACAAAGATTCACACGACAAGGTCTTTGGAAAGTTATAAAAAAATATTCTAATTTAGCTAATATAGATAAAAACATAAATCCTACAATGCTTAGACATTCATTTGCTATTCATCTTTTGAATGAAGGTGCTAACATTGCTGTTGTAAGTAAAATCTTAGGAAATGTTAATTTGTCTAGTTTACAAGTATATTTAAACCACATAGATAAAAACGTGAGAAGAGAAATAAAAGAAAAACATCCTAGAAATGATATTGATATAGAGTTACAAAAAGTAGAAGCTAAATAG
- a CDS encoding NUDIX hydrolase gives MVLEEKTISSDRVYTGKVITLKVDTVEIPGQGYQKRELVEVGGAVGIVAITDDNKVVLVKQFRKPIEKPIFEIPAGKLEKNESPKECAERELKEETGYSAKNIKLIHKFFTSAGFSNEIMFVYLATGLTPGENNLDADEFLDVYEVELEEAYNMVLKNDVEDAKTSIGLLLVKDMFKN, from the coding sequence ATGGTATTAGAAGAAAAAACTATTAGTAGTGATAGAGTTTATACAGGTAAGGTAATTACTTTAAAGGTCGATACTGTTGAAATTCCAGGACAAGGATATCAAAAGAGGGAATTAGTAGAAGTTGGTGGTGCAGTAGGAATAGTTGCAATTACAGATGATAATAAAGTTGTATTAGTGAAGCAATTTAGAAAACCTATAGAAAAACCAATTTTTGAAATTCCAGCTGGTAAGCTAGAAAAAAATGAAAGTCCTAAAGAATGTGCTGAGAGGGAGCTAAAAGAAGAAACTGGTTATAGTGCAAAAAATATTAAGCTAATACATAAATTTTTCACTTCAGCAGGTTTTTCTAATGAGATAATGTTTGTATATTTGGCAACAGGTCTTACTCCAGGAGAAAATAATCTAGATGCAGATGAATTTTTAGATGTTTACGAAGTTGAACTTGAAGAAGCCTATAATATGGTATTAAAAAATGATGTTGAAGATGCAAAAACTTCTATTGGATTATTATTAGTAAAAGATATGTTTAAAAATTAA
- a CDS encoding U32 family peptidase produces the protein MELNKVELLAPAGDLERLKIAITYGADAVYIGGEIFGMRSAAKNFSKEDMAEGVAFAHERGKKVFVTVNIIPHNEDFLQLEAYLLELEEIGIDAVIIADPGVLSVIKKVIPNMEIHLSTQANTTNYLSANFWYEHGIKRVVVARELSFDEISEIRAKTPLDMDIEAFMHGAMCISYSGRCLISNYMTGRDANKGSCAQSCRWQYHLVEEKRPGEYFPIYEDERGTFFFNSKDLCMIEYIPELIKSGITSLKIEGRMKTSYYVATVVRAYRMAIDEFYKDPENWKFNPMWMEELKKGSHRHFTSGFYLNKPTTEDQNYQSASYVRNYDFIGIVRETEDENGLIVVEQRNKMCVGDEIEVMGPYKETMFTKIEKMYNEEGEPIESAPHPRQIVKLKLSVKVEKDYMLRKVIEEKVEE, from the coding sequence ATGGAATTAAATAAAGTTGAACTTTTAGCTCCAGCAGGTGATTTGGAGAGATTAAAAATAGCTATAACATATGGAGCAGACGCTGTCTATATAGGTGGAGAAATCTTTGGAATGAGGTCTGCTGCAAAAAACTTTAGTAAAGAAGATATGGCAGAAGGTGTAGCTTTTGCACATGAGAGAGGGAAGAAAGTCTTTGTAACAGTAAATATAATACCTCACAATGAAGATTTCCTACAATTAGAAGCTTATTTATTGGAGTTAGAAGAGATAGGAATAGATGCAGTTATAATAGCTGACCCAGGTGTTCTTAGTGTAATTAAAAAAGTAATTCCAAATATGGAAATACATTTAAGTACACAAGCAAATACAACTAATTATCTTAGTGCCAATTTTTGGTATGAACATGGAATAAAAAGAGTTGTAGTGGCAAGAGAATTATCATTTGATGAAATATCTGAAATAAGAGCTAAAACACCTTTAGATATGGATATAGAAGCTTTTATGCATGGAGCTATGTGTATCTCTTACTCAGGAAGATGTTTGATAAGTAATTATATGACTGGAAGAGATGCAAACAAAGGTTCTTGTGCTCAATCTTGCAGATGGCAATATCATTTAGTTGAAGAAAAAAGACCTGGTGAATATTTCCCTATATATGAGGATGAAAGAGGTACATTCTTTTTTAACTCAAAAGATTTGTGTATGATAGAATACATACCAGAATTAATTAAATCTGGTATAACAAGCTTAAAAATAGAAGGAAGAATGAAGACATCGTATTACGTAGCAACAGTTGTAAGAGCATATAGAATGGCAATAGATGAATTTTATAAGGACCCTGAGAACTGGAAATTTAATCCTATGTGGATGGAAGAGTTGAAGAAAGGGAGTCATAGACATTTCACATCAGGTTTTTACTTGAATAAGCCAACAACAGAAGACCAAAATTATCAATCAGCATCATATGTTAGAAACTATGATTTTATAGGTATAGTTAGAGAGACAGAGGATGAAAATGGGCTTATTGTAGTTGAACAGAGAAATAAAATGTGTGTTGGTGATGAAATAGAAGTTATGGGACCTTATAAAGAAACTATGTTTACTAAAATAGAAAAAATGTACAACGAAGAAGGAGAGCCTATAGAATCAGCTCCTCACCCTAGACAGATAGTTAAGTTAAAACTATCTGTAAAAGTTGAGAAAGATTATATGCTTAGAAAAGTTATAGAAGAAAAAGTTGAAGAGTAA
- a CDS encoding glycosyl transferase, producing MKDYILYTILLLTGLFGTYAAIPLFKNLLINGNILRPNYKKDMIPVSMGIVFLPMLVINGIILAFFTTEYRDLAYIFMFMFGMISMFFAGILDDIIGNRNVSGLKGHFKSLFKGSLTTGGFKALFGGFVGLIVSVSISKDIIDIIVNTLIIALSTNLMNLLDLRPGRAIKAYLFIMVIVFLTLTGFVQVLPLLIVPNVLAYFNYDLKARAMMGDTGSNVLGMSIGILISFGYPFNIRLGWLIFVVIMHIFTEKYSLTKIIEKNKLLNFIDKLGR from the coding sequence GTGAAAGATTATATACTTTATACCATTTTATTATTAACAGGATTATTTGGAACCTATGCTGCAATACCACTATTTAAAAATTTATTGATAAATGGAAATATACTTAGACCAAACTACAAAAAAGATATGATACCAGTAAGTATGGGAATTGTATTTTTACCTATGCTTGTGATTAATGGAATAATACTTGCATTTTTTACTACAGAATATAGAGATTTAGCATATATATTTATGTTTATGTTTGGTATGATATCCATGTTTTTTGCAGGAATACTAGACGATATTATTGGAAATAGAAATGTAAGTGGTCTAAAAGGTCACTTTAAAAGTTTATTTAAAGGAAGTCTTACAACTGGAGGCTTTAAGGCGTTGTTTGGTGGATTTGTAGGACTTATAGTTTCTGTGTCTATATCAAAAGACATAATAGATATAATAGTAAATACATTAATAATAGCTCTATCAACCAATTTAATGAATCTTTTAGATTTAAGACCAGGAAGAGCAATAAAAGCATATTTATTTATAATGGTGATTGTATTTTTAACATTGACAGGATTTGTTCAAGTTCTTCCACTGCTTATAGTTCCAAATGTACTTGCATACTTTAATTATGATTTAAAGGCAAGAGCAATGATGGGAGATACTGGTTCAAATGTTCTTGGAATGTCTATTGGAATTCTAATTTCTTTTGGATATCCATTTAATATCAGACTGGGATGGTTAATATTTGTAGTTATTATGCATATATTTACCGAAAAATACTCATTGACTAAAATAATAGAAAAAAATAAATTATTAAATTTTATAGATAAGTTGGGAAGGTAG
- a CDS encoding pyrimidine-nucleoside phosphorylase: MRMYDIIKKKRDNLELSKEEINYFIENYSKGDIPDYQASALLMSIYLNKMNRQETVYLTEAMMHSGDMIELSDIEGIKVDKHSTGGVGDKTTIALIPLVASCGAPVAKMSGRGLGHTGGTIDKLEAIPGFSTEMDINKFIDSVNKHKIAVCGQSAKVAIADKKIYALRDVTATVDNISLIASSVMSKKLASGADAIVLDVKTGNGAFMKTLEESFELAKAMVDIGVGMNKDTIGIVTDMDEPLGFAVGNSLEVIEAIETLKGNGPKDLVELCEVLGAYMLVLAKVACNFNDGIEKIQESIKSGRAIDKLKEFIENQGGNKDIVDDYSLFKESKYKYPIKSDKSGYISKIKAEDIGISAMILGAGRETKDDILDLSAGIILEKKVGDYVKKGEVLAHMHYDDEKKLTLAKDRFVNSYSIVDEEIEKNKLVYGIVTKDEIKKF, encoded by the coding sequence ATGAGAATGTATGATATTATAAAAAAAAAGAGAGATAATTTAGAACTTAGCAAAGAAGAGATAAATTACTTTATAGAAAACTATTCTAAAGGAGATATACCTGACTATCAAGCTTCTGCACTATTAATGTCTATTTATTTAAATAAGATGAATAGACAAGAAACTGTATATCTTACAGAGGCAATGATGCACTCTGGTGATATGATAGAGCTTTCAGATATCGAGGGTATAAAAGTAGATAAACACAGTACAGGTGGTGTCGGAGATAAGACTACAATAGCTCTTATTCCTTTAGTTGCTTCATGTGGAGCACCAGTTGCAAAAATGTCTGGAAGAGGTCTCGGACATACTGGAGGAACTATTGATAAATTGGAAGCTATACCAGGTTTTTCTACAGAAATGGATATAAATAAATTTATTGATTCTGTAAACAAGCATAAAATAGCAGTTTGTGGTCAAAGTGCAAAGGTAGCAATTGCAGATAAAAAAATCTATGCTCTTAGGGATGTTACAGCAACTGTAGACAATATATCATTGATAGCATCTAGTGTAATGTCTAAAAAGCTAGCTTCCGGAGCTGATGCAATCGTATTAGATGTGAAAACTGGAAATGGGGCATTTATGAAGACTTTAGAGGAGTCTTTTGAATTGGCAAAAGCTATGGTTGATATAGGTGTTGGTATGAATAAAGATACCATAGGAATTGTGACAGATATGGATGAACCTCTAGGCTTTGCTGTTGGGAACTCTTTAGAGGTTATAGAAGCAATTGAAACCTTAAAAGGAAATGGACCAAAAGACCTTGTTGAATTATGTGAAGTTTTAGGAGCATATATGCTGGTTTTAGCAAAAGTTGCATGTAACTTTAATGATGGTATTGAAAAGATACAAGAATCAATAAAATCTGGTAGAGCTATAGATAAACTTAAAGAGTTCATAGAAAATCAAGGTGGAAATAAAGATATAGTTGATGATTATTCTCTATTTAAAGAATCAAAGTATAAGTATCCAATCAAATCAGATAAATCTGGGTATATAAGTAAGATTAAGGCAGAAGATATAGGCATATCAGCTATGATTCTTGGAGCTGGTAGAGAAACTAAAGATGATATTTTAGATTTATCAGCAGGAATAATTTTAGAAAAAAAAGTTGGAGATTATGTAAAAAAGGGTGAAGTTTTAGCACATATGCACTATGATGATGAGAAAAAACTTACATTAGCAAAGGATAGATTCGTCAATTCATATTCTATTGTAGATGAAGAAATAGAAAAAAATAAATTAGTATATGGTATTGTAACTAAAGATGAAATTAAAAAATTTTAG
- a CDS encoding O-methyltransferase produces the protein MSNIVNDLVEDYIRVTLKEKEGLLKDLEIYAEENSVPIIHKEVSDLLKVLLKIQKPKRVLEVGCAIGYSSIFFATIIGKGADIITVERSEKMIEKAKENIKLAGFENNITILEGDAEEKLSQIQGEFDLIFIDAAKGQYKLFFDLVIDKLKDGGLLVSDNILYKGMVAHDDFVVRRKKTIVKRMRNYLDYICNCDYLSTSLIPIGDGVALSYKESKRGDVDGIK, from the coding sequence ATGAGTAATATAGTTAATGACTTGGTTGAAGATTATATAAGAGTAACATTAAAAGAAAAAGAAGGACTTTTAAAAGATTTGGAAATTTATGCTGAAGAAAATAGTGTTCCTATAATACACAAAGAAGTTTCAGACTTGTTAAAAGTTTTATTAAAGATTCAAAAGCCGAAAAGAGTTTTAGAAGTAGGATGTGCAATTGGTTATTCTTCTATTTTCTTTGCAACAATCATAGGAAAAGGTGCAGATATAATAACTGTTGAAAGAAGCGAAAAAATGATAGAAAAAGCAAAAGAAAATATAAAATTAGCTGGATTTGAAAATAACATAACTATACTAGAAGGAGATGCAGAAGAAAAATTGAGTCAAATCCAAGGTGAATTTGACCTTATATTTATAGATGCAGCAAAAGGTCAATACAAGCTATTTTTTGATTTAGTTATAGATAAGCTAAAAGATGGTGGACTATTAGTTTCTGATAATATTTTATATAAAGGAATGGTTGCACATGATGATTTTGTTGTAAGAAGAAAGAAAACCATAGTAAAAAGAATGAGAAATTATTTAGATTATATATGTAATTGTGATTATTTGAGTACATCATTGATACCAATCGGAGATGGTGTGGCATTAAGTTATAAAGAAAGTAAAAGAGGTGACGTAGATGGAATTAAATAA
- a CDS encoding DUF3866 family protein has translation MISKRVGIVESIVSQTETLDDIRVNINGEIQRAYNYPKLSGVVDIGDEVVLNTTAVELSLGTGGYHFVITNLNNLESSLIEGGHIMKLRYTPLQIKVDAVEEQESIYHDKFDDFTELEGLPVVVGTLHSMLTPFVASFKRNNPNKKLVYIMTDGASLPIYLSKNVDTLKEKKLIDSTITIGNAFGGDYECINIYTALITAKEILKADVVFVSMGPGIAGTGTKYGFTGIEQGPILDAVIKLGGQAIAIPRISFADKRERHQGISHHSMTVFEEIVNVNIDIPITIYDDEKLKFIKEQVKTSGLDKKHNIIYIDNNKTKEDLDYFNLKVKSMGRNYEQDEAFFKAASTAAYYLMEV, from the coding sequence ATGATAAGCAAAAGAGTGGGGATTGTTGAGTCAATTGTAAGTCAAACTGAAACGTTGGATGATATAAGAGTAAATATAAATGGAGAAATACAAAGAGCATACAATTATCCAAAACTGTCTGGAGTAGTAGATATAGGGGATGAAGTAGTTTTAAATACAACAGCAGTAGAACTAAGTCTAGGAACTGGTGGATACCATTTTGTAATAACTAATTTAAACAATTTGGAATCTAGTTTAATTGAAGGTGGTCATATAATGAAACTTAGATATACACCACTTCAAATAAAGGTAGACGCTGTTGAGGAACAAGAAAGCATTTATCATGATAAATTTGATGATTTTACAGAGTTAGAAGGCCTTCCTGTTGTAGTAGGAACTCTTCATAGTATGTTAACTCCATTTGTAGCTTCATTTAAAAGAAATAACCCTAATAAGAAACTAGTATATATAATGACTGATGGAGCATCTCTTCCAATTTATTTAAGTAAAAATGTAGATACTTTAAAAGAAAAAAAATTAATAGATAGTACAATAACTATAGGAAATGCATTTGGGGGAGACTATGAGTGTATAAATATATACACTGCATTGATTACAGCAAAAGAAATATTAAAAGCCGATGTAGTATTTGTAAGTATGGGACCAGGAATTGCTGGTACAGGTACTAAATATGGATTTACAGGAATTGAACAAGGTCCAATTCTTGATGCTGTAATAAAGCTTGGAGGACAAGCAATAGCAATTCCAAGAATTAGTTTTGCTGACAAACGAGAAAGGCATCAAGGTATTTCACATCACAGTATGACTGTATTTGAAGAAATTGTAAATGTAAATATAGATATACCAATAACTATATATGATGATGAAAAATTAAAATTTATAAAAGAACAAGTTAAAACTAGTGGTTTAGATAAAAAGCATAATATAATTTATATAGATAATAATAAAACGAAAGAGGATTTAGACTATTTTAATCTAAAAGTAAAAAGTATGGGAAGAAATTATGAGCAAGATGAGGCATTTTTCAAAGCTGCAAGTACAGCAGCATATTACTTAATGGAGGTTTAA
- a CDS encoding phosphopentomutase, with amino-acid sequence MSRVIWIVIDSVGIGALPDAENFGDSKDVSTLGNIFKEYPEIQIPNMRKLGIGNIDGVDFFEDEKEPIGCFGKCKEMSQGKDTTTGHWEMTGIIVDKPFKTFEHGFSKEIIEEFEKKTGRKVVGNKPASGTVIIDEYGEHQIKTGDVIVYTSADSVFQIAANEEVIPLEELYSMCKIAREIMMGDNAVARVIARPFIGKKTGEFVRTSNRRDYSLDPFEPTVLDNIKESGLEVLAVGKIEDIFNGKGITEAIHTKSNMDGVDETLKYMKQDNKGLIYSNLVDFDSKYGHRRDPEGYKKALEEFDNRLPEIMSNMREDDILIINADHGNDPTYKGTDHTREYIPVMIYGSKIKKGFNLGIKDTFADIGATVADILDVKLSKHGTSFKKDLF; translated from the coding sequence ATGAGCAGAGTAATTTGGATTGTAATTGATAGTGTTGGAATAGGAGCATTACCTGATGCTGAAAATTTTGGAGACAGTAAGGATGTAAGTACTCTTGGAAATATATTTAAAGAATATCCAGAAATACAAATTCCTAATATGAGAAAATTAGGTATAGGAAATATAGATGGTGTAGATTTTTTTGAAGATGAAAAAGAGCCAATAGGATGCTTTGGAAAATGTAAAGAAATGTCTCAAGGAAAAGATACTACTACTGGTCACTGGGAAATGACTGGGATAATAGTTGATAAACCTTTTAAAACATTTGAACATGGATTTTCAAAAGAAATTATAGAAGAGTTTGAGAAAAAAACTGGAAGAAAAGTAGTAGGAAATAAGCCAGCTTCAGGGACTGTGATAATTGATGAATATGGAGAACATCAAATAAAAACTGGAGATGTAATAGTATATACTTCAGCTGATAGTGTATTTCAAATAGCAGCTAATGAAGAGGTGATTCCACTAGAAGAGTTGTATAGTATGTGTAAAATAGCTAGAGAAATAATGATGGGTGATAATGCAGTGGCTAGAGTAATTGCCAGACCATTTATAGGTAAAAAAACAGGTGAATTTGTTAGAACTTCAAATAGAAGAGATTATTCACTGGACCCATTTGAACCAACTGTACTTGATAATATAAAAGAATCAGGTCTTGAAGTATTAGCTGTTGGAAAAATAGAAGATATTTTTAATGGTAAAGGAATTACAGAAGCTATTCATACTAAAAGTAATATGGATGGAGTAGATGAAACTTTAAAATATATGAAACAAGATAATAAAGGCTTGATATATTCAAACCTTGTTGATTTTGATTCAAAATATGGTCATAGAAGAGACCCAGAAGGATATAAGAAAGCACTTGAAGAGTTTGATAATAGGCTTCCTGAGATAATGAGCAATATGAGGGAAGATGATATTCTTATAATTAATGCAGACCATGGAAATGACCCAACATATAAAGGTACAGACCATACAAGAGAATATATTCCAGTAATGATTTATGGTAGTAAGATTAAAAAAGGATTTAATTTAGGAATAAAAGATACTTTTGCTGATATTGGAGCAACTGTTGCAGATATATTGGATGTAAAACTGTCTAAACATGGAACGAGTTTTAAAAAAGATTTATTTTAA